CCGGGGATCTCAGGTCTCGGAGGGCATATTCAAAAATGCGGGATGCCATGGTTGCATAGAAGGAGTTGCCGGTAACCTGGAAAGTTTCCAGAAAGGCTATCGCCAAGAGGGCCTGGTCATACAACATTTTCTCAAAGTGGGGGATACGCCATCTTTCATCCACAGAATAACGGTGGAATCCGAACCCAATGTGATCCCAGATTCCACCTCTGCTCAAACCTTCCAGGGTTTTCTCAACCATCGTGAGGGCTAATTTTTCCCCCGAACGTTTCCACCACCGAAGGAGAAAATTTATGTGGGAGGTGATCGGGAATTTAGGGGCTTTTCCAAACCCACCATAGTGAGGGTCAAATTGGGAAGAAAGATTTTCGTAAGCAAGGCGAAGGAGGTTTTCTGTTACGGCTCCGGCATAGGAAGCCTTAGGGGTTTTCTCCAGGAATTCTTTTACTCTTCCTCCAGTTCGCAGCAGTAAATCCTTCTGGTTTTCCCATAAGTAAGCTATCCTTTTTAGAAGATCCTTCAGACCTGGAAGGTTGTGACGGCTTTCTTTTGGGAAATAGGTGCCGGCGAAAAAGGGCTCTCCCTCCGGCGTAAGAAACACTGTTAGAGGCCATCCACCCCCGCCCGTCATAGCCTGGCATGCGGCCATGTAGAAGTGATCCACATCGGGCCTCTCTTCCCTATCCACTTTAACGGGGATGAAGTGACGGTTGAGAAGCTCTGCTATCTCTTCGTCTTCAAAGGACTCCCTCTCCATCACCATGCACCAGTGACAGGCAAGGTATCCTATAGAGAGAAAGATGGGTTTATCTTCGCGGCGGGCTTTTTCAAAGGCCTCTTCCCCCCAGGGATACCAATCAACAGGATTGTAGGCGTGATGGAGAAGGTAGGGACTTTTTTCATGGATTAGGCGATTTGGTTTCCCCTTCATGGTTCCCACCTGTTCAGGAAAACATATTTTTCCAGGGGAAGCCTCGGGGGCCTTGTCCTCTCGGCTTCCACCTGTTTTTCGGTTAAGAGCGGACTCATCGTTCTGGAGTGTTTCCCCACAATGATTAAAGTTATCACTTTCATGTCTTCTGGGATTCCCAATATCTCTTTGACTTTATCTTCTTGATAACCGGCTATTGGGTGAGCCACGAGTCCCAGCTCAGTGGCTCTCAGGATGAGAAAAGCGGTAGCTAATCCGGTGTCGAAGAGGTAGTATTCCCGGCCTTTTATATCGCAATCCAGATCCTTTCGCGTAACTACTGCTATGATCATGGAAGAAAGCCTGGTCCACTCGTTCCCCCGGCTCATAGCTTGCCATAATTTTTCCAGTACTTCTCGCTCGTAGACAAACACAAAGCGCCAGGGTTGATTGTTGAAGCAGGACGGAGCAAGCCCGGCACTTTCACCCAGATCTCTTATCAATTCAGGAGTTATTTCAACAGGTTCCAGAGAGCGGTATGCTCTGCGAGTTCTTATAGCTTCTATCACATCCATAGAACCCCTCTAATCCAGCAATCTTTTCTCGCCCTCAAGCCGCTTAATATCGGTTATATCCTGGGTTACCTCCAGGACCCCAAGGTATTCTCCCTGGGGGCTTCGGACCGGAAAGTAACGGATGTGCAAAAAACGTCCCCTGTAATTTATCCAGAACTCGGCCACGTCTCTAACGCCGGCTTTGAATTCTTCTATTATTCGGTTGACCACGTGGATACTTTTCTGGGGGTGGCACTGTTGAACGGTTCTTCCCAGAACAGCACGAGTTCGGGGGAAGATTCTGGTTTCGGCCCGGTTGAAGTAACGCACTATGTCGTTTTTATCCACAAAGGTTATCTCTATCGGGAGGGTGTTGAGGATAGCTTCCAGTTCCTGATAGGTGAGGGTGCCGGTCTCAAAGGCGATTTCCCCTTCCAGACGGGCTGGCTCTTTAAGTTCTACAGGCGCAGGCATCGCTTCCACTGGAGTGAAGCAGCAGTAGCCCAGTTCATCAAACTGAAGCCTTATGTCGGCCCACTCCTGCTGGCCTATCACCTGCAGTGAAAGGGGGAAAAGGATGTTGTTCTCTTTGTGGAAGTGGGTGGTAAGCCAATTCTGGAGCGATTGCGCGGTGCTGGTTAATTCCTGAACGAGCTGGGGAAAGGATATGGCTGAAGCCCTCTCCAGTATCTGATAGAGCTTCTTTTTCACTTCCCTTATCTGCTGATGCTCCATCCACATTATTGCCGGCGGTTCCGTAATACCATGTTTTTCTATGTAAGGGAAAAGGACGTTTTCTTCCCGAACGTAATGGCTCTCGGAATCTCTGAAATGCTCAGCTAAGTGTGAAAGGTGGTCGCGGATTTCTGGCTCTAATGTTCCAAGTTCTCCAAGCTTATGAGCAAGCTCCACAAGCTCGGCGGCGTTTTCCAGGAGAATGCGGTGTTCTTCCATCAGGATGTGGATGGGATGCCATGGGGGAGCCAGGGTTGGGCCTCTCTTTTCAAGGCCTTCTCTGAAAACAGCCAGATGGACTTCACAGAGCCTGTGGACCTCTTCCCGCGGCAGTCCTTCTTTTATCAACTCTTCTTCAGCTCTGGCTATTTCCATAGC
This is a stretch of genomic DNA from Anaerolineae bacterium. It encodes these proteins:
- a CDS encoding DUF438 domain-containing protein produces the protein MSELFGKDRKEILKEIIRKIHQGANPEEVKAQFQTLLQNVSAMEIARAEEELIKEGLPREEVHRLCEVHLAVFREGLEKRGPTLAPPWHPIHILMEEHRILLENAAELVELAHKLGELGTLEPEIRDHLSHLAEHFRDSESHYVREENVLFPYIEKHGITEPPAIMWMEHQQIREVKKKLYQILERASAISFPQLVQELTSTAQSLQNWLTTHFHKENNILFPLSLQVIGQQEWADIRLQFDELGYCCFTPVEAMPAPVELKEPARLEGEIAFETGTLTYQELEAILNTLPIEITFVDKNDIVRYFNRAETRIFPRTRAVLGRTVQQCHPQKSIHVVNRIIEEFKAGVRDVAEFWINYRGRFLHIRYFPVRSPQGEYLGVLEVTQDITDIKRLEGEKRLLD
- a CDS encoding nitroreductase family protein; this translates as MDVIEAIRTRRAYRSLEPVEITPELIRDLGESAGLAPSCFNNQPWRFVFVYEREVLEKLWQAMSRGNEWTRLSSMIIAVVTRKDLDCDIKGREYYLFDTGLATAFLILRATELGLVAHPIAGYQEDKVKEILGIPEDMKVITLIIVGKHSRTMSPLLTEKQVEAERTRPPRLPLEKYVFLNRWEP